A stretch of DNA from Methanogenium sp. S4BF:
TTAAACAAACCGACCGGATGCCCCGTCTTCCCCTCTCCGGTTCCATCGATCTCACCTATCGGTGCAACAACAACTGCTGTCACTGCTGGCTGAGAATTCCGCCGGGTGCTCCGGAAAAAAAGCAGGAACTCTCCTTTGATGAGATCTGCCATATCGTCGACGACGCACGTGCTATGGGATGCCGGCACTGGTCCATCTCCGGGGGCGAACCGATGCTCCGGCCGGATTTTGCCGAAATATTTGATTACATAACGAGCCGGGCCTCTTCATACTCGATCAATACGAACGGCACGATGATCACCCCGGAGATCGCTCAACTCATGACGCGGAAAGGGAACAAGATGATTGCGCTCTACGGTGCGACAGAAGCGGTTCATGACCGGATCACCCGGAGTCCCGGTTCATTTCAGGCCACGATGCGGGGATTTGAACTCCTGAAAGAGGCGGGAGCCGGTTTCACCGTCCAGCTTATTCCGATGAAAGACAGTTATCATGAATATCCTGCAATGATTGAACTGGCACAGTCTCTGACCCCCCACTGGAGAGTAGGTGCCCCCTGGCTGTACCTGTCTGCATGCGGCTCGGCTGAGAAGAACGCTGAGATCGCAGCCCAGCGACTTTCCCCGGCAGATGTGATAGCCCTGGATACGCCAAACATCTCGTATGAAGAGGAGCACAGAACAGAGGATTCCTGCAGTCCGAATCCAACAGATGACCGTCTCTTTGCCCGGTGTATAGAGAAAAGGAGGGACTTTCATGTGGATCCGTATGGGATGATGTCCTTCTGCTGCTTCATCAAAGATCCCGCAATGAGATATGACCTGCGAACAGGCAGTTTCGAGGAAGCCTGGGAGGTGTTCATCCCCTCCCTCGCAGATACGGTCAGAGGGGGAGAGGAATACCGGGAGAACTGCGGGTCGTGTGAGAAACGGTCAGACTGCCGGTGGTGTCCGGTCTATGGGTACCTGGAAACCGGCAGGTATTCTGCAAAAGTCCCGTATCTCTGTGAAGTCGCTGATGAAGCAAAGAAATTCAGGGAAGAATGGCAAAAGAAACACCGCCGCTATTTCAGAATTGCAGGCATCACCGCCCGTTTGGAGAGTGACCTTGACTTTGATGAAACAGGCTTTGCCGAGAAACTGGTGCCCTTCATGGTCGATGGTCCGGGTGATGACAATGTCACCATCCGGCATTACTTTGAACTGCCTGACCTTGCAGGAAAGGATCTCGGCAGGGAACTCTACCGGAAGGCGCCGTGGGCAATCTCCCGGAAAGGGGATACCTGGTTCTATCAGGGCATCTCACCAAATCCTGAGGACCAGGGTATCCACAGGGTGGCAGTCTTTAGCGGAGATTATACAAAGGCAACTATTTACAGCCCTCCAGAAGATGGCGA
This window harbors:
- a CDS encoding radical SAM protein, with amino-acid sequence MTDYLSIKQTDRMPRLPLSGSIDLTYRCNNNCCHCWLRIPPGAPEKKQELSFDEICHIVDDARAMGCRHWSISGGEPMLRPDFAEIFDYITSRASSYSINTNGTMITPEIAQLMTRKGNKMIALYGATEAVHDRITRSPGSFQATMRGFELLKEAGAGFTVQLIPMKDSYHEYPAMIELAQSLTPHWRVGAPWLYLSACGSAEKNAEIAAQRLSPADVIALDTPNISYEEEHRTEDSCSPNPTDDRLFARCIEKRRDFHVDPYGMMSFCCFIKDPAMRYDLRTGSFEEAWEVFIPSLADTVRGGEEYRENCGSCEKRSDCRWCPVYGYLETGRYSAKVPYLCEVADEAKKFREEWQKKHRRYFRIAGITARLESDLDFDETGFAEKLVPFMVDGPGDDNVTIRHYFELPDLAGKDLGRELYRKAPWAISRKGDTWFYQGISPNPEDQGIHRVAVFSGDYTKATIYSPPEDGERIRTEGWQSLSLFPTDQIWVAPLLAERNAALIHSGAVSLDGQGLMFVGHSEAGKSTTMTLLRQAAEESLNSSPFEVEILCDDRNIVRRHDDGWYVHGTWSHGDVPDVSPASAPLRGILFLKQDTENAIKPLTDKKQCFRILFDTLIRPMGTAEWWDREMEILERIVTEVPCYVMHFDKSGAIVPEIRELIRNDAL